DNA sequence from the Poecile atricapillus isolate bPoeAtr1 chromosome 4, bPoeAtr1.hap1, whole genome shotgun sequence genome:
agCTTCAAAAGAAGTTGGAATACTTCTTTTAGAGCAGTTACCTATCTAAAAGGCTACAAATTTCCCCTGCCAGATCTCTGTTTCTGTGTAGCTGTGGTCTGGTGACTTTATCCAACTGTTCATTTTAACTCGCTGAGAAATTCTGCTGTGTTAGTTCCTGCTCAATGCAGAATGGTGGCAAGGAAGCAGAACACACAAAGACTCATTATAATCATTTTACCTTGATCACACTGCAGGATATTCTGGACCACtgaaagaaattcctcctgaaaaGTTCAACACTACTGCTGTGCCAAAGTATTACCAGTCTCCCTGGATAGAAGCCATTAGGGATGACCCAGAACTGCTGGAAGCTTTATATCCTAAACTTTTTACACCTGAAGCAAAGCCGGAACTGCCTGACTACAGGAGCTTTAACAGGTAACCCTGAATGAACACTGAATTTTACTGACCAGAGGAAAATTactgtgaaataaaatgtttttacacCAGCTTTAAAAACCCTACCACCTGTGTTTGCAAGTGTATGCATAAACATGAACACTCACAGAGATTACAAGTGGTAAACAAGAGCATTAAGGAGCAGATTAGTCCATCTCTAAGGCATGGGCTCAAATTCAAACTGTAGAATTAGGAATAGAAGctaaattgcaaaaaaatattgaaagaaagaaaggatcAGAATCCagttcccagagaagttgtggatgcccatTGCTGGAggtgtccaaagccaggctggatggagctctgagcaacctgatctagcaAAAGgtctccctgcccatggcaggcaggTTGGAACTAAATCATCTTTAAGtgcccttccaacccaaaccactctatgattctatgattctgtgattcaatgcACTCAATAAATTGGAAATATGAGCTTCAAAGTCCTTTCAGGACGCCTGTTGTTGACTTCAGTAGGTATGTTATTGTCAGATCTCTCAGACAGAACTTTGTTTCTAAGTTGTATAATGCAAAGtactctttttctgtttctttttttaatacagcTGTCATGGTTTCATTTTAGGCAATGATGGTGCAATGAACTTTATCCCACAACTAATCCCTCACACTTTTGTTTTACTGCTGtataacattttttatttatttgacaACCTTCAGCAACAAATTAACAGATTAAACATTGTTTTACTTACATAGTAACTAGTGTATCATGGCTTTCCTTAGAACTTCTAGCTACATGGACAACACTGAGTTTTGAAAGCTTTAAAGCAAATTCTTACTCGTGtcttttactttctttcatTACATCTAcactatttttatttactgaagTAATGGACAACCCTGCTGAGTTCTAGACAGCTGAGCCAAACCAAAACCCCTCCTCAAAAGGTCAGACAGCATCTATTGAACAACAAAATTGTTCATGGCAATACAAACTTagagaaaaataccacaaacaTCACTTGTGTTCCTGATGTTGATGTGGGCCTCAACTATGAGTGCAAGCACTAAAACATCACACAATTCAACACCCAAATTGGCACTGCAGACACTGTATTAGTTCTGATTTCCTAGCAGCAATATACAGTGCCATGTTATAACTGAGTCTGTGAGGCAGGCTCTTCCCGGCAGACAAAATAGCAAATCCAAgtcagagctgtgccacagctgccaaCATCAGAACAGTAACAGCACAGTTTATGTACTGTGCTTATTGTAACctaaaaaaacataaattaaaaataaataaataaataaatagctcaagaaaaaaatctgaagataCAAATAGATGGAGACAGAATCAGTTCTCCCTCTTACAAGAGGTGCTAGTCATTATTGTGAAGGACAGCATCAGACAGGGCACAGAGACTCCATTAACAGGGATATGTGTCTTGAGACGGTGTCTGATGGCTTCTTTGTGGATTTTAAGGCTGTCTCTGTGGCCCTGTGTTCTGTTAGCTGCCCTCTTTACAACACTAACTATTTGGATTTCTTTCTATGTGGAGTTTCTTTATGTATGACATGGCAGAACCGTGACTCACCATTTGGATGTCTGAATTTCTTGAACATATGTGCATTCTTATAAGGGAAAAGTCAATATTCCCCCTTGTAACTGCCATAAAAAACTAAAATTTGGCACATAAATCCAGGCTGTGAAACTGGTAAAATCAATCCAAAAAATAAACATAGCTCACCACAAGTCTCCTtctcatagaaaaaaaattatatccaGTAGAGAAGGATGGCTGGTGGTCTTTGCTGTTATAGACTTATGTTTTCTAGCAGATTCAAAAAGAAATGGAGAATCTGAAAAACTAAAATTCAAGATAATAATGTCTTGGAGAGGATTTTACAGCCATGACTTAGATGTCTACACTCCTGAAAATGCACAGAAGAGTGAGTGTTTGATGATGGGATTTAAAACAGCACACTGCCATGCCAGCAGAAGAAGACTAACTGGACTTCTGTGTCTAGATCCTACTAAGTCATTCTGTGCATCTAGGTCACAGCATCCTTGGTCTGCTTAATTGCAGTCTTGGAGAGAAAGCAAATGATACTGTATTAAACAATTAAAGTGTGATATAATGGCATCATTTTGTTATCAGCGAAGGTATCTATCTAGGCTTTCCATCCTGCCTCATCATCCACTAAAGTGCCATTGTGTTTGTTCTCCTGCAAAGCACTGCTACAGTCACCATTAGTCAGGAGGGGGTGCGGTTAACAGCAAGCGTGAGCCATAGGATTCCCAAGGGAAATGGCCCTGAGATCCTTCCCGGTTCATTCACTGGCGTCTGTCTAAGTGGCACTCAGACTTTACAAACCATTTCAGGCTCCTTTCAGCTTTCCTTGTTACACAACAaactggaaaagcagcacaacCTGAGCAGGTAGGGAGGTCTGCTGTGTTGGAACTGAGGTCCACATTCACACCTTAAGAGTATCTTCAGCACTAAACAgcatccaattttttttccccactgtccaGCAGTGAAAAGATGACTCtggatgctgcagcagcacaattTTTATAACACTAAGgaactttttaaaacaaataaggAATTCATAGAGGTATTTTTTGGAGTCTAGTATTCATTTTAAGCTGCAGGGATCTTGCAGTGCTGGCAGGTCACTGGAGGAAGAGCCACGGTAGCAAATGTCAGGAGGGTTTGTGCAGTGAGacaggcagcagtgccctggctgGGCAGAAGGGACTGGGGCTCAGAGGGGCTCTGAACACACTGTGAACACCAggctcctctttctcctcctcagaGGTAAAATGAATCTGTGCtagcagagaaaagcagcagaacagaCCATGCCATCTGGCTTCTCTTGGAGATCCATTCCTATTAGGattgaaaaagcatttactaGTGAAAAACTTTCTTGTCGCTTTTACCAGTGTGGAAGCACCAAGTAATTAATCTGTGGGAAAGCAGCATGAATCTGCATTTGCTAAGGAGTTTATAATATTACTTAAATTAGTACCTTTATTCCATCTGCTTTCTTGGAGCTGGATAAAATGTCAGAGGTAGGATTATGAGTAACATACAAAGCACCACATCTTACTCACATAGGACAAGCAAGTCAGACTTGTTCTGCCTCCCCTACCAGATAAATTCTCGCTCAGCTTTCTCAATTCCAGAAGACTACTCTTTCAAAAGCACTACAGGAATTCAGTCCATCTGGACTGGGCTCTGTTTTCATTGATTCATGGATTTTGAAGTCTATTGTAAAATGCTAAGATACAGAGTCTCACAGAAATGTTGGGTGCTAACTTGAAGTGATGAGAGATTAGTGGGAGCTGGGTGCTTAGCCAATTCCTTAGTGTTCAAATACCTCTGTGAAATTAGCATTAGCTCTTGCACTAAACTCCCGTGAAGCTCTGAGCATCTTGCAGGGTCAAAGTCTTTGCTCCTATGTCTCATTTTTTAGCAGAATTAACGATAAGCAAAATGTTCTATGAATGATGATCCCgctttaaaatgtgaaactCACATTTTTTGTGGTTATGTAACCAGAGATGCTAATCTAATGCAGttaaaacatttcttcactTTTCCAAATCATTAGCTACAAGCAGTCTCCTATGCTGAGAAAATACAATGTTCAATAAGAAAGACTAAGGgtaaaaagttaaaaagaaatcctGTTAAAATGACAGCTAAAAATAAACATGATTGTGCTTGCTATTGTTAAATCAAGCATCTACTTTTTAGGAATATGCAAAGTGAATATTAAACAATCTGTTACACTTCCTGGTGCTATTTCCTATGGCTCTGAACCAGCATTTCCACCCTTATTATGAGCAATGACTACTGGAATTTTTCAGGCATGAGATTTAGGCTTCTATACAATGAATCAGAGCTCAAGTAGCCCAGCTGATGTGCACACAACAGAGGTCATTACACCACCATGTTGTCAGACAAGTTATTGCTCACAAGAATATATTTACTGCTGCTGTGAAGGAAAATCAACATCTCCTAGCCAATTACTGTACTCTCCTTTCTGTCAATCATCATGTGCCCCTGGCCTATAAGGCAGGAATGCAGAGTTCTCTGAGGCCAGACTTTGGATAGCAACTACAGGGGGGTATTTTGCCACAGAAGATACCTGAATTTCCAACGAAAGCCCTCCTGTTTCTGTTACATACAGGAACATTCTCTATTTAAAACCCATAAATACCACAAAGAGGATGTTTTAGACAACAGAATTGTTTAGCAATTTATACAACTATTataattctgtttattttaattatccCTTTAATATACATATCAATGATAATTAAACATCACAACAATGTGAGAATGTGTATCATAATTAGGGCAGCaattaaaacaatatttattaTCCGGTGAGATGTAGATCACTACATTCACTCTGTGCCAATTACCAAGCAATTACTTTTAATCAGTATCATACGGTATCCCTGTTGACATTGTGACCTAGAAGACATCCCCACAAGAAGAGCTTGATACCACAGGCTCGATACCAACTTTGGATAAACAATTTCCTTTGACCTCAAGAGAGTTTAatgcctgggctggctgctgctgcaacaTCTTGTCTTATCATCATTTGAGATACATTTTTAGAGCTTAATCCAAAGCAGTGTTCTTCTCTCAGGGAGGGTGCAAGCCCAGAGCTTGCATGATTTTTTATATCTCCCAGGATTGATGCTTTGGAGTTAACACCATCCCCTTCAACAAATGCTGCTCTTACCAAAATGCAGTGAATCATCCACGTAATGACAGAGCACCACCACTTCTATGTCACAGATGCATTTTTCTGAACTAATCTTTTTGTGTCTGTGTACTTAATTCTTAGTACAAAACTTAAGGGTTCTATCCTGCTGAAAATTCTAGACAGACCTTCAAATGATCTGTTTTAGTTTCTGTTGGTATTAATTTCTCTGGGCTTCTGCTATTATACCTGAAGCCACTGGAAGTATATTCCCTCAGATCTGTTCTTCTATACCTCACATAAAATATACCAAGGGTGCTGAAATTCCTACTCAAAAAAACTCATTTTCTCATGCCACTGCATATCTGGTTTTGCAGAAATCAGGTGCTCTTGTGCAGTTTAAAAATCTGACACTCTTCACTGGCTAGAAAATATCCCAGCAAAGTTATGCAGCTGATTAAAATGCAGAGCACATACCATAGTCTGTTTGTTTGTACAAAGGAGGCTGGAAGAAGTGACAGGAAAActcaagggtttttttcaggctgAAACCTGTATATACAGAAAATCAGGGGAGGTATTTGGAAATACtgttgttttaaattatttgcaaaTGCATGTGAAAGTCAGTTCCAGCTTAGTATTCCTTATCTTCCAGTTTCTCAGGTTTACTGCCTGAGggaaaatttacatttaaataacatgaaaaatgcTGGCTGAACAGTGTTTCAAGGTTTAGTTAcataaacattttcttcagaaacaaaGCTGGTGTATCAAGTCCTCACCCATTCCCTCCTTTCCAGAGCCTGTTGTCTTTGGCTGTTCCTTTCTGCTTCACTCATTAAGCTCCACTCCTTCTCTTCACTTGTATTGCTGCAACTGTTCGAGCACACTGTTATAAACCAAATTGTTGaaataatttggattttgaagTGCTCCTTTGTTTTGAAGGGCCTTTGTTTAACCCAGATCACAGAAGTGACCCGAGTTTATAGCACAACCCACATACATTCTAACTGGTACAACAATATGGTGCTGAAACACAGCGTAGTgggaggaaaaagcagctgaggagaggagaaaatgggGTGAGAAGTTTCTGAACTAATTACTTGCTAGAGAGAATGTGTTGAGCTACAGTTTCAGACTTATCAACTTATCACCAACAAAATAAGTTTAGTAACTGTGACTCACCAGTTACAGGGTTTTCTTGCAACATCTTTTTCTCTCGGCTTTTCCATccatttgaattttaaaaaaggctttGAGCTTTATCTAAGGGGAAATTAATCAGATCTTAAAGagaatttcccagaaaaaaatctgaatgctTTTCTCCAAAGCTTGAAAATGTAAACAAGGAATTGGAACAAAAATCTGTTATTTTCAGCTTCTGGcaggaaaagtatttttaaaatcacatttaacttttatttctctgataTCTACAGAGTTGCCACTCCCTTTGGTGGTTTTGAGAGAGCATCAAAGCTGGTTAAATTCAAGGTACCAGATTATAATATGCTGATGCTAAACGATCCCAGATTCATGATCCTTGCAAACCCTCTTGCTGCCAGAAGATCCTTCAACAGGACTCCCAAAGGATGGACATCTGAGAATATCCCTGTAGTGTTCATTCAGCCTGCAGAATCCAACACCGTTCCAGAAACAGAGGACCTGTGAGAGAGGCTGCATTCTACATGGTACAAAATGC
Encoded proteins:
- the MYOZ2 gene encoding myozenin-2 — protein: MLSDSALAKERKEQASAIMDEIHRNVSPSLNLGKKVSTPRDIMVEELSTLSNRGARLFKRRQRRSDKYTYENYHYVANKPRNRGEPIQSVRMDGLSVEGIPQHAPMTPPNTPDPRSPPHPDNIAPGYSGPLKEIPPEKFNTTAVPKYYQSPWIEAIRDDPELLEALYPKLFTPEAKPELPDYRSFNRVATPFGGFERASKLVKFKVPDYNMLMLNDPRFMILANPLAARRSFNRTPKGWTSENIPVVFIQPAESNTVPETEDL